Proteins found in one uncultured Desulfuromonas sp. genomic segment:
- a CDS encoding OmpA family protein has translation MKSKTMIPVSLWTIIGLFALLSTSGCVSKNTYQQQLDQNQALQTDLYGTTEKLNNLQSRYDIVEQQLEDALAQNKALNDQNIAAMAEIDRLKNIFQARSQKQQQQLSALEQQQQALEAQQQQQQQRYQQLLDNKQQLEQELERERIAREARLAKMANTYNSLVANLEQEIERGEITINKLKDKLTVNLVEKILFPSGSADLTPAGIKVIRQVGDILKEVDDKDIRVEGHTDNLGISKALQAKFPSNWELSAARAANVVRVLQREVGIPGEKLEIGAYGPFHPVSSNDTPEGRAQNRRIQIVLVPPAET, from the coding sequence GTGAAATCAAAAACCATGATACCTGTTTCTCTTTGGACCATAATCGGCTTGTTCGCTCTGCTGTCAACCAGCGGCTGCGTATCAAAAAACACCTACCAACAGCAGCTCGATCAAAATCAAGCACTGCAGACCGATCTGTACGGCACCACCGAAAAACTCAACAATCTGCAGTCCCGCTACGACATTGTTGAGCAACAGCTTGAAGATGCCTTGGCTCAAAACAAGGCGCTCAACGATCAAAACATTGCCGCCATGGCTGAAATTGACCGTTTGAAAAATATCTTTCAGGCCCGCAGCCAGAAACAGCAGCAACAACTCAGCGCGCTGGAACAACAACAACAGGCACTCGAAGCACAGCAGCAGCAACAACAACAGCGCTATCAGCAATTGCTCGACAATAAACAGCAACTGGAGCAGGAACTTGAGCGTGAGCGTATTGCCCGTGAAGCGCGTTTGGCAAAAATGGCCAACACCTACAACTCTCTGGTCGCCAACCTGGAGCAAGAGATTGAGCGCGGTGAGATCACCATCAACAAGCTCAAAGATAAGCTGACCGTCAACTTGGTGGAAAAGATTCTCTTCCCGTCCGGCTCAGCAGACCTGACCCCGGCCGGCATCAAGGTGATCCGCCAGGTGGGTGACATCCTCAAGGAGGTTGACGACAAAGATATTCGCGTTGAAGGCCACACCGACAACCTCGGTATCAGCAAGGCGCTGCAAGCCAAGTTCCCGAGCAACTGGGAGCTGTCCGCCGCCCGAGCCGCCAATGTGGTTCGCGTCCTGCAACGGGAGGTCGGTATCCCCGGCGAAAAACTGGAGATCGGCGCATACGGTCCCTTCCATCCCGTCTCCAGCAACGATACGCCTGAAGGTCGCGCCCAGAACCGGCGCATTCAAATTGTGCTGGTTCCACCCGCAGAAACGTAA